Proteins encoded in a region of the Thunnus maccoyii chromosome 4, fThuMac1.1, whole genome shotgun sequence genome:
- the LOC121896276 gene encoding macrophage mannose receptor 1-like isoform X5 has protein sequence MKLIKVRYCKRLMYNLQLHINGHRLKERSRKKQTMMEKVLLSITAASVLCAVSSYAQRQYRFVYEPKTMTEAQSYCRDSYTDLATIDNMEDVTILNNMADLSKMKYKAAWIGLYDDVNSWRWSLSDRHFYKPGEAEFRKWYPGQPANYLSAEYCTQMYDDGQWNDEDCTNSFRAVCSDVRGSNVTFVLINTIMTWTEAQSHCREHYTDLASVRNEEENQKVKDLIPAGQKVWIGLFRDSWKWSDGSNSSFRYWSPSEPNDGHDKCVAANFGSSGQWENWHCDTKTAFVCYKGRRQTTEGPLNANNILKVVQEDGVVNCAEDSRLI, from the exons ATGAAGCTAATAAAGGTGAGGTACTGTAAAAGGTTAATGTATAATCTACAACTGCATATCAACGGTCACAGACtaaaagagagaagcagaaagaaacagacgATGATGGAGAAAGTTCTTCTCAGCATCACAGCTGCATCAG TGCTGTGTGCCGTCTCATCATACGCTCAACGTCAGTACCGCTTTGTTTATGAGCCAAAGACCATGACTGAAGCGCAGAGTTACTGCAGAGACAGTTACACTGACCTGGCCACGATAGACAACATGGAGGATGTGACGATCCTGAACAACATGGCAGATTTAAGCAAAATGAAATACAAG GCAGCCTGGATAGGACTGTACGATGACGTGAACAGCTGGAGGTGGTCGCTGTCAGACAGACATTTCTATAAACCCGGGGAGGCTGAGTTCAGAAAATGGTACCCTGGGCAACCAGCCAACTATCTCAGTGCAGAATACTGCACACAGATGTATGATGATGGACAATGGAACGATGAGGATTGTACCAATTCCTTTCGTGCAGTCTGCTCTGATGTCAGAG GgtcaaatgtgacatttgtcCTCATCAACACTATCATGACATGGACTGAGGCCCAGAGCCACTGCAGAGAGCACTACACAGACCTGGCCAGTGTGAGAAATGAAGAAGAGAACCAGAAGGTGAAGGATCTGATACCTGCAGGACAAAAAGTCTGGATCGGCCTCTTCAGAGACTCCTGGAAGTGGTCTGATGGAAGCAACTCCTCCTTTAGGTACTGGTCTCCATCGGAACCTAATGATGGCCATGACAAGTGTGTGGCAGCAAACTTTGGTAGTTCTGGACAATGGGAAAACTGGCACTGTGATACAAAGACAGCATTTGTTTGCTACAAAG GTAGGAGGCAAACCACAGAAGGGCCCCTGAATGCCAACAATATACTGAAGGTGGTCCAAGAGGACGGAGTGGTCAACTGTGCCGAAGACAGCAGATTGAtctaa
- the LOC121896276 gene encoding lymphocyte antigen 75-like isoform X3 codes for MKLIKVRYCKRLMYNLQLHINGHRLKERSRKKQTMMEKVLLSITAASVLCAVSSYAQRQYRFVYEPKTMTEAQSYCRDSYTDLATIDNMEDVTILNNMADLSKMKYKAAWIGLYDDVNSWRWSLSDRHFYKPGEAEFRKWYPGQPANYLSAEYCTQMYDDGQWNDEDCTNSFRAVCSDVRGSNVTFVLINTIMTWTEAQSHCREHYTDLASVRNEEENQKVKDLIPAGQKVWIGLFRDSWKWSDGSNSSFRYWSPSEPNDGHDKCVAANFGSSGQWENWHCDTKTAFVCYKGSFLPSRILHPQCSSAGVKTARISRIEGEVGGKPQKGP; via the exons ATGAAGCTAATAAAGGTGAGGTACTGTAAAAGGTTAATGTATAATCTACAACTGCATATCAACGGTCACAGACtaaaagagagaagcagaaagaaacagacgATGATGGAGAAAGTTCTTCTCAGCATCACAGCTGCATCAG TGCTGTGTGCCGTCTCATCATACGCTCAACGTCAGTACCGCTTTGTTTATGAGCCAAAGACCATGACTGAAGCGCAGAGTTACTGCAGAGACAGTTACACTGACCTGGCCACGATAGACAACATGGAGGATGTGACGATCCTGAACAACATGGCAGATTTAAGCAAAATGAAATACAAG GCAGCCTGGATAGGACTGTACGATGACGTGAACAGCTGGAGGTGGTCGCTGTCAGACAGACATTTCTATAAACCCGGGGAGGCTGAGTTCAGAAAATGGTACCCTGGGCAACCAGCCAACTATCTCAGTGCAGAATACTGCACACAGATGTATGATGATGGACAATGGAACGATGAGGATTGTACCAATTCCTTTCGTGCAGTCTGCTCTGATGTCAGAG GgtcaaatgtgacatttgtcCTCATCAACACTATCATGACATGGACTGAGGCCCAGAGCCACTGCAGAGAGCACTACACAGACCTGGCCAGTGTGAGAAATGAAGAAGAGAACCAGAAGGTGAAGGATCTGATACCTGCAGGACAAAAAGTCTGGATCGGCCTCTTCAGAGACTCCTGGAAGTGGTCTGATGGAAGCAACTCCTCCTTTAGGTACTGGTCTCCATCGGAACCTAATGATGGCCATGACAAGTGTGTGGCAGCAAACTTTGGTAGTTCTGGACAATGGGAAAACTGGCACTGTGATACAAAGACAGCATTTGTTTGCTACAAAG GAAGCTTTTTGCCATCTAGGATTTTACATCCTCAATGCAGCTCAGCAGGAGTTAAAACAGCTCGGATCAGCAGGATTGAGGGAGAG GTAGGAGGCAAACCACAGAAGGGCCCCTGA
- the LOC121896276 gene encoding lymphocyte antigen 75-like isoform X6, translating into MKLIKVRYCKRLMYNLQLHINGHRLKERSRKKQTMMEKVLLSITAASVLCAVSSYAQRQYRFVYEPKTMTEAQSYCRDSYTDLATIDNMEDVTILNNMADLSKMKYKAAWIGLYDDVNSWRWSLSDRHFYKPGEAEFRKWYPGQPANYLSAEYCTQMYDDGQWNDEDCTNSFRAVCSDVRGSNVTFVLINTIMTWTEAQSHCREHYTDLASVRNEEENQKVKDLIPAGQKVWIGLFRDSWKWSDGSNSSFRYWSPSEPNDGHDKCVAANFGSSGQWENWHCDTKTAFVCYKGGKPQKGP; encoded by the exons ATGAAGCTAATAAAGGTGAGGTACTGTAAAAGGTTAATGTATAATCTACAACTGCATATCAACGGTCACAGACtaaaagagagaagcagaaagaaacagacgATGATGGAGAAAGTTCTTCTCAGCATCACAGCTGCATCAG TGCTGTGTGCCGTCTCATCATACGCTCAACGTCAGTACCGCTTTGTTTATGAGCCAAAGACCATGACTGAAGCGCAGAGTTACTGCAGAGACAGTTACACTGACCTGGCCACGATAGACAACATGGAGGATGTGACGATCCTGAACAACATGGCAGATTTAAGCAAAATGAAATACAAG GCAGCCTGGATAGGACTGTACGATGACGTGAACAGCTGGAGGTGGTCGCTGTCAGACAGACATTTCTATAAACCCGGGGAGGCTGAGTTCAGAAAATGGTACCCTGGGCAACCAGCCAACTATCTCAGTGCAGAATACTGCACACAGATGTATGATGATGGACAATGGAACGATGAGGATTGTACCAATTCCTTTCGTGCAGTCTGCTCTGATGTCAGAG GgtcaaatgtgacatttgtcCTCATCAACACTATCATGACATGGACTGAGGCCCAGAGCCACTGCAGAGAGCACTACACAGACCTGGCCAGTGTGAGAAATGAAGAAGAGAACCAGAAGGTGAAGGATCTGATACCTGCAGGACAAAAAGTCTGGATCGGCCTCTTCAGAGACTCCTGGAAGTGGTCTGATGGAAGCAACTCCTCCTTTAGGTACTGGTCTCCATCGGAACCTAATGATGGCCATGACAAGTGTGTGGCAGCAAACTTTGGTAGTTCTGGACAATGGGAAAACTGGCACTGTGATACAAAGACAGCATTTGTTTGCTACAAAG GAGGCAAACCACAGAAGGGCCCCTGA
- the LOC121896276 gene encoding lymphocyte antigen 75-like isoform X2, whose translation MKLIKVRYCKRLMYNLQLHINGHRLKERSRKKQTMMEKVLLSITAASVLCAVSSYAQRQYRFVYEPKTMTEAQSYCRDSYTDLATIDNMEDVTILNNMADLSKMKYKAAWIGLYDDVNSWRWSLSDRHFYKPGEAEFRKWYPGQPANYLSAEYCTQMYDDGQWNDEDCTNSFRAVCSDVRGSNVTFVLINTIMTWTEAQSHCREHYTDLASVRNEEENQKVKDLIPAGQKVWIGLFRDSWKWSDGSNSSFRYWSPSEPNDGHDKCVAANFGSSGQWENWHCDTKTAFVCYKGSFLPSRILHPQCSSAGVKTARISRIEGEVQLGVICIAMIRDIIFSINRPQRKHVNGK comes from the exons ATGAAGCTAATAAAGGTGAGGTACTGTAAAAGGTTAATGTATAATCTACAACTGCATATCAACGGTCACAGACtaaaagagagaagcagaaagaaacagacgATGATGGAGAAAGTTCTTCTCAGCATCACAGCTGCATCAG TGCTGTGTGCCGTCTCATCATACGCTCAACGTCAGTACCGCTTTGTTTATGAGCCAAAGACCATGACTGAAGCGCAGAGTTACTGCAGAGACAGTTACACTGACCTGGCCACGATAGACAACATGGAGGATGTGACGATCCTGAACAACATGGCAGATTTAAGCAAAATGAAATACAAG GCAGCCTGGATAGGACTGTACGATGACGTGAACAGCTGGAGGTGGTCGCTGTCAGACAGACATTTCTATAAACCCGGGGAGGCTGAGTTCAGAAAATGGTACCCTGGGCAACCAGCCAACTATCTCAGTGCAGAATACTGCACACAGATGTATGATGATGGACAATGGAACGATGAGGATTGTACCAATTCCTTTCGTGCAGTCTGCTCTGATGTCAGAG GgtcaaatgtgacatttgtcCTCATCAACACTATCATGACATGGACTGAGGCCCAGAGCCACTGCAGAGAGCACTACACAGACCTGGCCAGTGTGAGAAATGAAGAAGAGAACCAGAAGGTGAAGGATCTGATACCTGCAGGACAAAAAGTCTGGATCGGCCTCTTCAGAGACTCCTGGAAGTGGTCTGATGGAAGCAACTCCTCCTTTAGGTACTGGTCTCCATCGGAACCTAATGATGGCCATGACAAGTGTGTGGCAGCAAACTTTGGTAGTTCTGGACAATGGGAAAACTGGCACTGTGATACAAAGACAGCATTTGTTTGCTACAAAG GAAGCTTTTTGCCATCTAGGATTTTACATCCTCAATGCAGCTCAGCAGGAGTTAAAACAGCTCGGATCAGCAGGATTGAGGGAGAGGTACagctgggtgtcatctgcatagcaatgataagagatattatattttctataaataGACCCCAGAGGAAGCATGTAAATGGGAAATAG
- the LOC121896278 gene encoding C-type mannose receptor 2-like isoform X1: MMEKVLLSITAASVLCAVSSYAQRQYHFVYEPKTMTEAQSYCRDNYTDLATIDNMEDVTILNNMADLSKMVYPEYSYGFWIGLYDDVNSWRWSLSDRHFYKPGEAEFRKWHPGQPDNYRSAEHCTQMYDGGQWNNEDCIASFRAVCSDVRGSNVTFVLINTFMTWTEAQSHCREHYTDLASVRNEEENQKVKDLIPAGQKVWIGLFRDSWKWSDGSNSSFRYWSPSEPNDGNKNCVAANFGRSGQCEDWTCDVKKAFVCYKAGAGAVQPVSWGALPTRPMDCLTPSPWPKGCGALRPEQLGSNAASTQRLLDW; the protein is encoded by the exons TGCTGTGTGCCGTCTCATCATACGCTCAACGTCAGTACCACTTTGTTTATGAGCCAAAGACCATGACTGAAGCGCAGAGTTACTGCAGAGACAATTACACTGACCTGGCCACGATAGACAACATGGAGGATGTGACGATCCTGAACAACATGGCAGATTTAAGCAAAATGGTCTACCCGGAATACAGCTAT GGATTCTGGATAGGACTGTACGATGACGTGAACAGCTGGAGGTGGTCGCTGTCAGACAGACATTTCTATAAACCCGGGGAGGCTGAGTTCAGAAAATGGCACCCTGGGCAACCAGACAACTATCGCAGTGCAGAACACTGCACACAGATGTATGATGGTGGACAATGGAACAATGAGGATTGTATCGCATCCTTTCGTGCAGTCTGCTCTGATGTCAGAG GgtcaaatgtgacatttgtcCTCATCAACACTTTCATGACATGGACTGAAGCCCAGAGCCACTGCAGAGAGCACTACACAGACCTGGCCAGTGTGAGAAATGAAGAAGAGAACCAGAAGGTGAAGGATCTGATACCTGCAGGACAAAAAGTCTGGATCGGCCTCTTCAGAGACTCCTGGAAGTGGTCTGATGGAAGCAACTCCTCCTTTAGGTACTGGTCTCCATCGGAACCTAATGACGGCAATAAGAATTGTGTGGCAGCAAACTTTGGCCGTTCTGGACAATGTGAGGACTGGACCTGTGATGTGAAGAAAGCATTTGTTTGCTACAAAG CAGGTGCAGGAGCAGTGCAGCCCGTATCATGGGGGGCCCTACCCACGCGACCCATGGACTGTTTGACTCCCTCCCCTTGGCCAAAAGGCTGCGGAGCATTAAGACCAGAACAACTAGGCTCAAACGCAGCTTCTACCCAGAGGCTGTTAGACTGGTGA
- the LOC121896278 gene encoding C-type mannose receptor 2-like isoform X2, protein MMEKVLLSITAASVLCAVSSYAQRQYHFVYEPKTMTEAQSYCRDNYTDLATIDNMEDVTILNNMADLSKMVYPEYSYGFWIGLYDDVNSWRWSLSDRHFYKPGEAEFRKWHPGQPDNYRSAEHCTQMYDGGQWNNEDCIASFRAVCSDVRGSNVTFVLINTFMTWTEAQSHCREHYTDLASVRNEEENQKVKDLIPAGQKVWIGLFRDSWKWSDGSNSSFRYWSPSEPNDGNKNCVAANFGRSGQCEDWTCDVKKAFVCYKGRRQTTEGPLNANNILKVVQEDGVVNCAEGSR, encoded by the exons TGCTGTGTGCCGTCTCATCATACGCTCAACGTCAGTACCACTTTGTTTATGAGCCAAAGACCATGACTGAAGCGCAGAGTTACTGCAGAGACAATTACACTGACCTGGCCACGATAGACAACATGGAGGATGTGACGATCCTGAACAACATGGCAGATTTAAGCAAAATGGTCTACCCGGAATACAGCTAT GGATTCTGGATAGGACTGTACGATGACGTGAACAGCTGGAGGTGGTCGCTGTCAGACAGACATTTCTATAAACCCGGGGAGGCTGAGTTCAGAAAATGGCACCCTGGGCAACCAGACAACTATCGCAGTGCAGAACACTGCACACAGATGTATGATGGTGGACAATGGAACAATGAGGATTGTATCGCATCCTTTCGTGCAGTCTGCTCTGATGTCAGAG GgtcaaatgtgacatttgtcCTCATCAACACTTTCATGACATGGACTGAAGCCCAGAGCCACTGCAGAGAGCACTACACAGACCTGGCCAGTGTGAGAAATGAAGAAGAGAACCAGAAGGTGAAGGATCTGATACCTGCAGGACAAAAAGTCTGGATCGGCCTCTTCAGAGACTCCTGGAAGTGGTCTGATGGAAGCAACTCCTCCTTTAGGTACTGGTCTCCATCGGAACCTAATGACGGCAATAAGAATTGTGTGGCAGCAAACTTTGGCCGTTCTGGACAATGTGAGGACTGGACCTGTGATGTGAAGAAAGCATTTGTTTGCTACAAAG GTAGGAGGCAAACCACAGAAGGGCCCCTGAATGCCAACAACATACTGAAGGTGGTCCAAGAGGACGGAGTGGTCAACTGTGCCGAAGGCAGCAGATAG